The following nucleotide sequence is from Sparus aurata chromosome 22, fSpaAur1.1, whole genome shotgun sequence.
CGCTGCATCCCAGGGCCATCCGCAGGCTTACCAGGGTCCAGGTAAGGAAAAGCTTTGATTGTTTGATCGCTGCCTTTGATCTGGTGctatgcataaaaaaaaaaagttgcattctTGTGATTGTTCTCAGCCGCGATTCAAAACCTCAGAGCAATTCACACCAGGAAATGAAGACAATGCTGCATGTGTGTACTCATTAAGTGCTTCTGCTTTCAAgttgttatatttatttgctgtttaataTTTGATAGGATTATTTAAGTCTATTTGATTCTCAGATTTCTGATGTTACTATATGCAGAGATCACAGAGACTCTACATCGTGATGTCTTAATGTGATTGCGAGCACGGGATGGTCAGACACTGTTTTTAGCTACCGGTGTCATTATGTTGAGCTGAACTGTTTGCAGGTGGTTTACTTTTCATACTAAACTATAATTTAATAACTTAACTATAATTGTGAGGACTTGATAGAGTATGTGGCTGCTGTGGACGGGGCTAGGCTGGAAAGCAAAGAATGAGCCAGCATAATACATGAAATGATTGACACAGTTGGATCATGTGGATGTAAATGGCGTTGTGCATTCATAACGGCCCACACTGGTTTCAGAACAATTTTCTGTTTGGATGCTTGTTTTGGGTTCTTGTGATACAATTTGCTGCATCCCACAGtctgtgttttcagtttaaCAGTTGAGCTTTTGCACCACAATCCAGTGAGAAGAGTAAGATTATAGGCAACTATGAGCCGTGTCTGGGTCGTAAGAACGATGATGACTTTAGTTTAtaagcatttaaaaatgtgcttaatGTCTAATGAGGGACTTTTGAGTCCCAGATGTGGCTCTTCTCAGTCTGTCTGGCCACTCCCTCCACACAGATGCTCCAGCATGTGGACCGGACAATCAAGTCAtgactcttgtttttttttttttttcccagactgTGGAAAAGTTCGCCTCACGCATGACTCAGACGGGCAAATTATTACTTGACCTGTTTTTGAAATTCTCCAGTTGTTATTGTAGAGAGAGAACTGGGGGAATAAATGACAAGGAGAGGAGTTAACAgacttttcctttctttctctcttgccAAAGACATCTACCCGTATCCCTACCTTATCGATTACACAGGTATCCTGTGCATCgcttgatttttttgtgtgtggacTGACAATAAGTGCTTATGAAGAGACGTACCAGCATTTAAGTTTCAGGAAATGATTTGCATTCTTCAAAGCATGTGTGTGAGGCATTGAGTTTGGAGCTCGGTATTAACACTAAAACGATTGATTGTAGTTTACATGCATTCTCGATGTGAAAACGGCGATCTGTGAGACTTTGGTTGTGGTCTTAagtgttttatgatgagtttCATATTGAAATTGAGTTCTCTCTCACGGCATGTCTGCTCTTGAGAAATCAGAGAGCAGTGACTAAAGACAGGATGAAGCTGAGAAAATTGGGTtccaaatgttttgtctttactACAAAATAGATACATTTGAGATTTAAGGCCCCTTTTAGAGAGATTCTTTTAAACTCTACCTTTTACACAAAGTAACttttttgtttctccatcatgGTTGTATTTAGCTTCTACATCATTTcacatggaaaaacaaactgaatgttGTATCATCAAAATCTATTTAGTTCAGTTACAGGAAAAGAGAGAAGTATAATTGAACTCTAACGAAGAACAGCTGTGGCTGTCTCACCAGCTAGCTTTGCAAACTTAACCTGCTGTTTTCTCTGAAAtctaaaatgtccaaaaatctGAATGTCTTATTTCACTTTTGACCAAATACTGTATGTGGttggtacatttttgtttagTAGGCCAGTTCAAATGCAGATTGATGCATGATTTCCTAACTTGccggtgtgtctgtgtgtgtttgtctgtctctgtgtgtgtaattgCTTGAGCCCGAATTCAGAGATCTGCCTGGCACCGGTGTCTTAATCACACTCTCAGTGATATTGCCTCACAGCCTATGGACTGTATCAGTTGGCTTTCAGACCTCATTTTGAGATTGCACAGCTGTTGGGGAAAATCAAGACATACAAAACATTCATTATTTCAGGTAGCATTTAGGAATGAGaattcagttttttctttttttaatcagaacCACTTTTTAACAGTTCATTATTAAACTGACTTAACTTTACTCACAGATGCAACAAATTGTTTATACACAACGATGCATGTTCTGTTTTTCATAGGAAACTCGAGCTTTGGCAGCACATCAATGTTGAACACACTTTAACTTCACGAGTTGATATTAACATTATTTTCAGCAAGGGGTTGCATGCTGTGTATATGTTTGTTGCTGGTGCATGTCATCAAAATGCagaatttaaatgtttctggTTAGGGCTGTTTTTCTATCAAGCTAGTGCAACTAGAGACATCTCTTTTAGTTTGATGTTTAGAGCTGCAGAGTAAGCCTGAGCACAGTATTTTCCTTCTTATGAAATAAGAAACCGTAAATTAAGAAACAGACATTTTGCAGTCATATTGAAATATTCTTCCGTTATTATCTAGTTGAGATAATATTAGTCGAACTCTGGCTGCAGCGTGTAATTTTCTCTTCCTAGAATACATCAATTATCAAAAGAATTAAGAATTAGTTTAATATACAGGGTTGATAAAAATCCTTTTTAATATCCCCCAGCAGCTGAATTCTCACACAAGTCCTACAGTTTGCTTCTTGTATATTTACACGTTGCACATTCAGCTGTTGAAGAACAGACCTTATTCTTTCTGTGCCTGTGATTTAAGAACACAACACTGTGTACATGTATCCGCCCTCAGGAGCAGAGGACGATGAGTGGGACGATGAGTGGGATGACATGAAGTCGACTGGAGGTTATGCCGAGTCAGAATCCGGAGAAAGTGGAGCAATGCAGAGAGGAGGGGCTCATGCAACTTCAATGAAAATATCCCTCAACAAGTAAGAAATCGCAAAGTCCTCTGACTGTGGAATAGTTAAAGAGAGCGATCAGGACCATCACTTCATaatcttttcttctccttcttttctttgagCAGGTTTCCTGGGTTCTCCAAGTCTGGTCCAGAGCTCTACCTCCTATGCAAGCAGCTCGCTAAAGGAAAAGAGAAGCTACCAATCTATGTAGGTCATCTCTAAATACGCATGCAGATTGTAATGTCAGTTGTCCTGGTGCAGTGATTTTACCTACCTGACTGaactaaataaaatatgacacaaGAAAGCAGAAATGCGTCATCAGCACATTTCCTGGTAGACGCAGTGTTAATTGCTTGTCAAATTATTGTAGGAGCAGATGTGAAACTTACCATAGTATTTTTGAGTACAGCTTGAAGAgagttccttttttttggaaTTATGAACTTACGTTTGATTGTATCATACAATGCTGAGTAGCAGGTTTCTAAACGTATTGTTTTTCTGCTCAGATGGGAGAAGTTGGACCGGTGTGGTCTTACCCAGAAAGTCAGCTAGACTGCGTGGTGGCCGATCCCAAGAAAGGCTCGAAGATGTACGGCCTCAAGAGCTACATTGAGTACCAAATCGTCCCCAGCGTAAGTGTCCGGGAGCACTGTCAGTATTCTGTATTCCATATAATTTTTGCTTATTAATATGATTCACAGTGTCTATAACTTCACGTTATCCGTTTGCAGACCACAAACCGACCGGTCAATCACAGATACAAGCACTTTGACTGGCTGTATGAGAGGCTGCTGGACAAGTTCGGCTCAGCCATCCCCATCCCCTCTTTACCAGACAAGCAGGTGACAGGTAAGCGTCTGACTTTGTGACAAACAGTTAAACATATGCTGATGGCGAGATGAAAATGAAGTCCTCTCTTTATATCTTTTTGTCTCTTCCAGGGCGATTTGAGGAAGAATTTATTAAAATGCGTATGGAGCGGTTGCAGGGCTGGATGACCAGGATGTGCAGGCACCCAATTGTTTCTTGCAGCGAAGTATTCCAGACTTTCCTCACCTACAAGGATGAGAAGGTGCGCTGttcttcctccacttcttctccCTTCAGATTGATCAAAGAATGACCTTTGCTTTTTAAGATTGTACAACCCCCGATTTCCCCAAAAGTTGGGTCTATGTGTAAAATAACAGAAGCTGCATATAGTTCTGATGATTTGTAATTACTTCATAATCGCTTAATTAAAGTGATACATTGACACAGGACTGGAAGACAGGGAAGAGAAAAGCGGAGAAGGACGAGACGGTTGGAGTGATGATCTTCTCCACGATAGAGCCTGAAGGGCCGGACCTGGATCCTGTCGAAGTGTGAGTTTAATCTAACtttatgcaaacatttacaaagGACACAGATCCAATTGATAAACACCAGGTGCTGGACAGAATTagtacagacagaaaaacatgtcTCAGAAAGCATCAGTGGGGCTGCTTGACTGTACATTCACCCGcctgtggttttgttttatgacaGGGAACAGAAGTGTGAGCAGTTCAGCAGGTTTACCAAATCCATGGACGACGGCGTAAAGGAGATCCTCACTGTCGGCCACGAGCACTGGAAGAGATGCACTGGCCGTACGTACACACGTTTTACCACACACAGGCCACACCTTCACTTCGGGGTGTAATGACTGTTTATATCAAATAACGCTTCTTTATGTTGCATGTTTTGTCAACataagaaaaaaagtcattcaCACAGTGCGTCTCTTGTCTCTCCCTTCACAGCTTTGCCGAAAGAGTACCAGAGAATCGGCAAAGCCTTCCAAAACCTCTCCTCCGTCTTCACCAGCAGTGGATACCAAGGTGCGGCTACGGATACAAATGTGACatcaaatgttatttt
It contains:
- the snx9b gene encoding sorting nexin-9b isoform X2 — encoded protein: MAVKAQVLYDFIAEPGNNELTVKEGETVTITNQNIGGGWIEAQNSRGEVGLVPEDYIEFGQQFPSFPAAGGPAPTPSVGNVATADLSIFDAYAPQSAPAQSQASNGNDPWSVWNADPSGGSNNNWASNPEGTQTGKTAADPWSAASQGHPQAYQGPGAEDDEWDDEWDDMKSTGGYAESESGESGAMQRGGAHATSMKISLNKFPGFSKSGPELYLLCKQLAKGKEKLPIYMGEVGPVWSYPESQLDCVVADPKKGSKMYGLKSYIEYQIVPSTTNRPVNHRYKHFDWLYERLLDKFGSAIPIPSLPDKQVTGRFEEEFIKMRMERLQGWMTRMCRHPIVSCSEVFQTFLTYKDEKDWKTGKRKAEKDETVGVMIFSTIEPEGPDLDPVEVEQKCEQFSRFTKSMDDGVKEILTVGHEHWKRCTGPLPKEYQRIGKAFQNLSSVFTSSGYQGESTLTDAMTAAGKTYEEIAQLVAEQPRKDLHFLMETNNEYKGLLGCFPDTIGVHKAAIDKVKEGDKLVATSKITPQDKVTMAKRVSIMSYALQAEMNHFHSNRIYDYNRVMQLYLEEQVKFYETIAEKLRQAHSQFTTM
- the snx9b gene encoding sorting nexin-9b isoform X1 — protein: MAVKAQVLYDFIAEPGNNELTVKEGETVTITNQNIGGGWIEAQNSRGEVGLVPEDYIEFGQQFPSFPAAGGPAPTPSVGNVATADLSIFDAYAPQSAPAQSQVDAGGLSPQPDTPDTPVTPYLSSPDEASNGNDPWSVWNADPSGGSNNNWASNPEGTQTGKTAADPWSAASQGHPQAYQGPGAEDDEWDDEWDDMKSTGGYAESESGESGAMQRGGAHATSMKISLNKFPGFSKSGPELYLLCKQLAKGKEKLPIYMGEVGPVWSYPESQLDCVVADPKKGSKMYGLKSYIEYQIVPSTTNRPVNHRYKHFDWLYERLLDKFGSAIPIPSLPDKQVTGRFEEEFIKMRMERLQGWMTRMCRHPIVSCSEVFQTFLTYKDEKDWKTGKRKAEKDETVGVMIFSTIEPEGPDLDPVEVEQKCEQFSRFTKSMDDGVKEILTVGHEHWKRCTGPLPKEYQRIGKAFQNLSSVFTSSGYQGESTLTDAMTAAGKTYEEIAQLVAEQPRKDLHFLMETNNEYKGLLGCFPDTIGVHKAAIDKVKEGDKLVATSKITPQDKVTMAKRVSIMSYALQAEMNHFHSNRIYDYNRVMQLYLEEQVKFYETIAEKLRQAHSQFTTM